The Pelobacter seleniigenes DSM 18267 genomic sequence TTTATTGAGATCTTGCGGCTTGAGAAGGGAATTTCGAGACTTTAACCCTCAGGAGAGCCTGACTTGAGCTGTTTGTCCGGAAAAGTCATCTCGTGACAATCTCCTCGCCGGATTGTTCAGGGTTACGTCAGTTCATTCATGGACAGTTCGCCCCCCAATGTCTCGAGAAAACAGCTCTTTAGTTTGATTTTTTTTAGTAAAAAAGGTATTAAAAACATTCCCCTTTCCACCTTACCTCCTTCTACCCACAAAGATTTCCAGGGATTCATGATGCCATCTGACTCAGCGCAGAACTATTTCGACACCTACCTCAAGACTCTTTTCGATACCGACAAGCAAGCGGCGTTGCAGCTTATTCAAGACGCTCTCGAAGGAGGCGTTTCCCCGGAGGATATCGTTTTCGAAATTGTGGTTCCCGGCCTGGAAATGATGGTCGGCGGAATGATCAGTGATAATCAGGTCACCCTCTCCCAACACTTCCTGGCCGCACAAATCGCGGATGAAGTCGTTGATCAGCTGCTGCCAAAGTTTTCCGGTGTGCCGGTAGTCAGTGGGCGGGTCGTTATCGGCTCCAGCTTCGGCGATTTTCATGGCTTGGGCAAAAAAATCGTTATCGGTTGCCTGCGGGCAAGGATGTTTCAGGTCAAAGACCTGGGAATCAATGTTCCGCCCGAGCGCTTTGTTGAGGAAGCCATTGCCTTCAACGCCGAGGTCATTGCCGTGTCCGCCATGATGGTCCACACGGCCAAAGGGGAGCAGGGAGCAAAACAGATTCGGCAGATTCTTCAGCAACGCCATCTGGAGGATAGATTTCGGATTATCGTCGGGGGTGCACCCTATCGATTCCATGAAAAAATGTATCTGGATGTCGGTGCCGATGCCTGGGCGGACAGTGCTGCTGAAGCCCCCGAGGTGGTCACCCGACTGGTGAGGGAGGTCCGCTCAAAATGACCGGGATGGAGCGGGTGCAGGCATTGCTGAGCGGGCAGCGACCGGATCGGGTACCGATCAATGTCAATCTGGTCGATCAAGGGGCCAGGGAATTAGGACTGTCCCTGCAGGACTACTACGCCAAAGGGGAACGGGTCGCTGAAGGCCAGCTGCGCATGCGGGCCAAATATGGCTACGATCTGCTCTTGGGAATGTTCTACTCGGCACTGGATGCAGAACTGATGGGCTGCCGTCAGCTCATCTATGCGACCGATGGGCCACCCAATGTCGGTCACCTGGTGGTGAAAACGCCGGACGATATCAGAAAGCTCACTCCCCCGGCTGATCTTTATTCCCATCCCCGTTTTCATGAATTAGCCAGTTGTATCAAGACTTTAAAACAGGAATCCGCCGGTCAATGGCCGGTGGTTGGGGTGGTTACAGCCTCATTTTCCCTGCCGGCCATGCTGATGGGTGTTGGTGCCTGGCTTGATCTGCTGTTGAATGGCGATGCCATCTTACGCGAATTGTTATTGCAGAAATGCGCAGCCTTTGCCTCCGATAAAATCCTCGCCCTGCGGGAGGCCGGTGCAGATTTAATCATTTATAACAATCCCCTTGCTTCTGCGACTTTCATTCTCCCCGCCCAGTTCAGGCAACTGGCCCTGCCCTGGACCCTCAAAGATCTGGAACAGAACGGCCCAAACGGCATCGTTTTCTTCAACGGCGGCGGGGTGATCAATCCGATCCTCGCCGATCTTAAAAAACATTCCGGTATCGGAGCATACTATCTCAATCCTTTTGACGACATTGCTGAGGCGCGACAGCTGCTGGGACCGGAACCGCTGATTGTTGGCGCCATTAACGACATCAAGCTGATCGATTGGACCCCGGAGGAGATCGAACAGGACGTTGAACGCATCATGCTGGCCGGAAATATAGCGGGCAACTTTATTTTTGGTACGCTGCTGATGCCTTACGGCATCCCCGAGCATAATATCCGGACAATGATCAAGGCGGCAATCAAGTATGGCTCCTTTGCTGAGGGGGGTAACAATGAGTGACCCTCAGATGATCATCGGCTGTGGGATTCTGGAAAAGGAAATCCGTTATCTGGCTGAAAGAAACAACTGGTCACAAGAACTTATTTTCATTCCTTCAGGTCTGCATGTCGATTTTGACAAACTGAGAAACAGTCTGGAAAAGTGCCTGCAGCAGTATAAAGATAAACCTGCCGCTGTTTTCTACGGAACCTGCCACCCTTGCATGGATGAGATTCTGGCCGGGACTCAGCGCTGCCGCACTCCTGGACAGAACTGTGTCGACATCTATCTCGGTCATGATCGATTCAGTCAGGAACTTCAACAGGGCGCTTTTTTCCTGTTTGAAGACTGGGCCCTGCACTGGAATGACATTGTCGGCGCCATCATGCCCGGCGATCCGGACATTATGCGCAGCATCTTCCGCAGTGCCCATAAATATCTCCTGGCAATTCGCACTCCCTGCTCGGGGGATTTTACTGCCGAGGCGGAGGCCATCAGTGACATGACGGCCCTGGAACTGCGCTGGATTGACATCGGCCTGGAGAATTTGGAAGAAAACCTGCGCGAGACCCTTAACAGGGTGAGGATGAACACAACTCATGGCTGAAAATCAGGATATTTCCCTTGACCAGTATCGCAATCTGGAAGAAAGACTCGCCAAACTCGCGCAGAAAAAATCGCGCATTGAGCTGATCAATTCGCTGCTGAGTCGGCTCAGCACCGTCCAGGGCCTCGATAACATGATCGAGCATATTCTCAATGCCCTGATGCAAACCATCGGTGCAAATAATATTTTTATTGTTTACCAGATGAACGACGCATGGAGATACCGGGATATTTATCAGCAAAGTCATCCCTATTATAAAGGGGAAAATCCGAACCTGGATCTGGCCCTGGCAACCGGCCAGCCGCAACGCACCAAGATTTCTGAAGCACCCTCCCGGGAACATTGTCAACAACCGGACGAGACAGTTGAAAACTGGATTTTCCCGCTCCAGGCACAAAACCGTAAAGTTGGAGCGGTCTGTTTTGAGGGAATGCAGCTGACTGATAAAAATATCTTTGATGAGCTGCTGCCATTTTTCGTTTACGCCGGTTTGATGCTTGATAATGAACTGTCCAATTACTCAAAGCTGGAAGAAGCACACCGCCGGCTGCAGGATTCCGAGACCCTCTATCGCAACCTTTTTGACCAATCCCCTGACGGTATCGTTCTCTGGAGCCTGCCCGATCTTAAGCCGGTCCAGTTTAACACCGCGGCACATACCTTACTCGGTTATTCCCGTGAAGAATTTGCAGCTCTGTCAGTCCCTGATATTCACCAGAGTAGAGCCCCTGAAGAAATCACCAAAATTACCGCACAGGTGAAGACACAAAAGACAGTCCACTTCGAGGCAAAGCAGCATACCAAAACAGGGGAATTAAGATCATCGTTAGTCTCTTTGAAACTGCTGGAGATCTCGGGAAAACAAACGATTTTGGCCATGCACCGCGATGTCACTGAATACAAAAAAACTCAGGAGAGCATGGCATTGCTGAATTTTGCCATGGATCATATCAGCGAAGCGGTCTATCTGATCGCGGCGGACGGAACATTCCGCTTCGTCAACAATGAAGCGGTCAGAGCCCTGGGATATCGCCGGGAAGAACTCCTGACCATGAGCGTTGCCCAGATCGCACCTGATTTACCCGCCGAAGCCTGGCCGGTCCACTGGCAGGAGATGAAAGAATCGGGAACGCTGACCATTCAAGGGCGCCACCTCCGCAAAAATGGAGAGATCTTTCCGGTCGAAATAACCGCCAACCATTTCATATATGATCAGGTCGAATACAACCTGGCGCTGGTGACCGATATTACCGACCGGTTACGCAGTGAAGAAGAACGTCGCCAGTTTGAAAAACAGATGGTGCAGACCCAAAAAATGGAGAGTCTCGGGGTCCTGGCCGGTGGTGTTGCCCACGATTTCAACAACCTGCTTGCGGCCATCATGGGGCACTCCGAACTCACCAAGAGAAGACTGCCCAACGGCTCTCCGGCCATTGAACACCTGAAGCAGATAGAACATGCCGCGGAACGCGCGGCTGACCTGGCCAAGCAGATGCTGGCATACTCCGGTCGCGGAAAATTTGTGGTGGAAAGGATTGACCTCAACAGCCTGCTTAAAGAAATGCTGCACATGCTGCAGGTCTCGATCTCAAAAAAGGTTGTCTTACGTCTGAACCCTTATCCCACCCTCCCCGCCTTGAACGCTGATGCGACCCAACTGCGGCAAATCATCATGAATCTGGTCATTAACGCCTCTGAAGCGATCGGGGAAAGAAGTGGCGTGATTTCCATTACCACGGGCTGTATGGATTGTGACGAGAGCTATCTGAAAAATATCTGGCTCAACGAAAACCTGACCGGCGGACTTTATGTCTACCTGGAGATTGCCGATACCGGTTGCGGCATGGACAAAGAGACTTTGGCAAAAATCTTTGACCCATTTTTCTCGACCAAATTTACCGGCCGCGGGCTGGGGATGTCCGCAGTCATGGGGATCGTCCGCGGGCATAATGGCGCCATCAAGGTCTACAGCGAACTCGGCCAGGGGACGACTTTCAAAATTCTGCTGCCAGCCTCTGAAAAACCTGCCGAGCTGTTCGCTAACGAAGCACCGGAAGAAAATTGGACCGGGACCGGCAAGGTCTTACTGGTCGATGACGAAGAAACGGTGCGTGGCATTGGTGTGGAAATGCTCAAAGAGCTTGGTTTCAGCACCATAACCGCCCGTGACGGCAAAGAAGCCTTGGAGATCTATCGCAACACCCCGGATATCATCCTGGTGATTCTGGATCTGACCATGCCCAGAATGGACGGCGAGCAATGTTTCCGGGAACTGAAAACGATCAATCCGCAGGTTAAAGCGGTGATTTCAAGCGGCTATAACGAACAGGAGGTCTCCCAGAAATTTATCGGCAAAGGGATTTCAGGGTTCGTTCAAAAACCCTACAAATTGGCTGTTTTGAGGGGAATCATAAAAAAACTGCTCCAGCAATAAACCACAGAAAACCTTTCCACTCCTACCAGAGAACGCTCACGTCTCTGCACAGAACAACGGGCCAGTCGATATCTTCAACTGACCCGATTTTTTGCCAATGAAACGGGCAAAATTCAGCTCTGAATATAAACCACGTGGCTCTGCAAATATTCGTAGAGGCCGTGCTTGCCGTCGGCGCCGCCGATACCCGACTTCCGCCAGCCGGCGTGGAACCCCTGCATCCCTTCGAAATGTTCGCGGTTGACGTAGGTTTCCCCGTATTTCAGTTCGTTGCAGGCGCGCATCACCGAACCGATATTATTGGTGAAGATGGAAGAGGTCAGCCCGAATTCACAATCGTTGGCCATGGCGATGGCTTCATCCAGACCGCTGACGGTCATGACCGGCAGAGCCGGACCGAAGATTTCCTGGCGCATGATCTCCATGTCCTGGCGGCAGTTGGCCAACAGGGTCGGCTGATAAAAATAGCCGTGCTTGGTATCACCGGGCCGGGAACCGCCGGTGAGCACTTCGGCACCGTCCTGTTTGGCGCGCTCGACCATGGCTTCGACTTTTTCCAGTTGCTCGAGGCTGACCTGGCAGCTCATGTCCGGGTTGGGATCCGCCGCGGGGTCGCCGTAGCTGACCGCGGCCATGGCTTTGGTCAGTTTATCCAGGAACTCGCCGGCCACCTTGTCATCCACATAGACCCGTTCCGCGCAGTTACAGACCTGGCCGCTGAAAATCACCCGCGAGGCAACGATCGCCTTGACCGCCAGGTCAAGATCGGCATCGGCGCAGACAATGGCCGGCGCTTTGCCGCCCAGTTCCAGTGAGGTTTTGGTGATGTTTTCGGCCGTTGCCGCGATGATCTTTTGCCCGGCCTCGACACTGCCGGTCAGGGAGACCATGCCGGTCAAGGGGCTTTTGACCAAGGCATTACCCAGGGTCCCACCACCTCCGGAGACAATATTCAGGACCCCTTTGGGCAGATCGAGTTGGGCCACCAGTTTGGCGAACTCAAAGGTACTGTTGGGGGTTTCACTACTCGGCTTGACCACGATGGTATTCCCGGTCAGCAGCGCCGGGGCCACTTTGCGGGCCATGACGAAAAACGGGAAATTCCAGGGGCAGATCCCCACCACCACGCCGATGGGTTGGCGGAACAGCAAAATGTTCTCTTTTGGACGATCGCTCTGGATGATTTCCCCCTCGTAAATCCGTGCCCAACCGGCATAGTAATCAAAATAATCCGCGGTGAAATCGATCTCGACCTGCGCCAGGGACGAAACCTTGGCCTGCTCTTCCATCAGCACCCGGGCCAGTTCGACCCGGTTGGCCCGGATCGCGGCCGCCATCTGCTTCAGATAGCCGGCCCGTTCGCTGGCCGGTCTGGCCGCCCAGGCGGTCTGCGCCGCAGTGGCCGCGGCAAGCGCGGCCTCGGCGTCGGCCGTCCCTCCTTTGGGTGCCGTGGCAATCACTTGCTCGGTGAAAGGATTCAGGACTTCAAAAACCTCATTGCTGCTGGAATCCCTGAACTCGCCATTGATAAACTGCTGATAGGTTTTCATGCGGGGACCTCCGATGGGAAAAGGTTGGCAAAGAAGCGCCCGGCACAGCGTGGGGAGAGTCGGTGGGATCGGAAAGAAAGGAGGTCAAGGCCGTAGCCGTGGTCATGTTCAACAGTCGGTCAGCCAGTCCCCCTCCGTCTTCAGCCGCATGGACTCAGAATAGCTCCGCCCGGGGCTTCACTGAACCAACTCTACTAGAAAAAAACCTCTTCGCAACCGGGACTGCAGGGCCCACGGTCGCGGTTCCGGCAAACGCTCTTGACACCCATCTGGTGGCATATTATCTTGCAACCCCCTGAACTCACAAAAAGAATTTGAATTCACCAAACACAGTTCGACGATACTAAACAAAGCTCTACTGCTGCATTTTTCAGGTGCCCAAAACAGGAATTTTCAGCCTTTTCCCGTGCCGGTCAAAACGTCGCGGGCTGTTGATTGATTTATTTGCCCAGGAGAATACTGCCATGAAAAAACTACTCGGTTGCCTTACCATCCTGCTGCTGTTGACAGCGTCCGTCCCGACCCTGTCTTTTGCGGCAAAGCTCAATTTCGGTCACATCGCCCCGACCTTCCACGGGATGTCCAAAGGGATCGATGTTTTTGCCGACTACGTCCGCGAAAAAACCAACGGTAAATACGATATTGCCACCTTCCCCATGGGCCAACTGGGCAACGAGCGCTCCATGGCCTCCCAGGTACAATCGGGCAGTTTGCAGATCGCCGCCATCACCACCGCGGTGCTGCAGAACTTCGTCCCGGAAGTAGCGATTCTTGATATGCCGTTTCTGTTTCCCAACCGGGCCACGGCTTACGCAGTGCTGGATGACCAGGCGGTCAAAGACAAAATCTTCTCCTACCTGCCGAAAAAGGGCTTTGTCGGCATCGGCTGGGTCGAAAACGAGATCCGCGATTTTTCCAATACCAAGCACCCGGTCCGCACCCCGGCTGATATCAAAGGACTCAAGGTTCGGGTGATGAACTCCCCGGCTTACCTCGACACCTTTAATCAGCTCGGTGCCTCAACTGTGGGGATTCCCTTCCCGGAAGTTTACAGCGCCCTGCAGACCGGGGTGATCGATGCCCAGGAAAACCCGCTAATGACCGCCGTGCTGATGAAGTTCCCCGAGGTTACCAAGTACGTCACCAATACCCAGCACGCCCTGACCGAATGTATCATCATCGTCAATATTGATTTCTGGGAGCGGCTCAGCCCTAAAGAACAGCAGATCTTCCGCGAAGCCGCCAACCTGGCCACCCAGACCAACCGGACCCGCAATGCCGAGATCAAACAGAACCTGCCGAAGTTGAATATGTCCATTGAGGAATACTGCAAACAGCACGGAGTTGAACTGATCAACCTGACTCCCGAAGAGCGGGAAGCCTTCCGCGTGGCTATGACCCCGGTGTGGGACAAGTATCGCGGCCTGATCGGCGATGATATCTTTGATTTCATGCTGGCCAAAATCAAGGAACATAAGCAATAATCCGATGACTGCCCGATGCGGGCAGTTCACTTTTCAGTACCGGCAAGGGAGGGGCGTTGCTCCTCCCTTTGCCATGCCCGCTTGGAGCACCAATGAAGCGCTTGTTCGGCCTGCTTGGCCGCATCGAGGAATTGACCCTCAGCCTGACCTTTCTGGGGCTGGCGTTGGTCGCCGTCATTCAGGTTTTCTGCCGCTATGCCCTGGACATCAGTTTTACCTGGTTTGAAGAAGCCGGTCGCTATGTCGGCATTTTCGCCACCTTCCTCGGTGCCAGTCTGGGGGTCAAATACGCCAGCCACTTTTCCATGGACCTGCTGATCAGTTCGGCCAAACCCCGCGTCCGCAAAG encodes the following:
- a CDS encoding cobalamin B12-binding domain-containing protein — encoded protein: MMPSDSAQNYFDTYLKTLFDTDKQAALQLIQDALEGGVSPEDIVFEIVVPGLEMMVGGMISDNQVTLSQHFLAAQIADEVVDQLLPKFSGVPVVSGRVVIGSSFGDFHGLGKKIVIGCLRARMFQVKDLGINVPPERFVEEAIAFNAEVIAVSAMMVHTAKGEQGAKQIRQILQQRHLEDRFRIIVGGAPYRFHEKMYLDVGADAWADSAAEAPEVVTRLVREVRSK
- a CDS encoding uroporphyrinogen decarboxylase family protein, whose product is MTGMERVQALLSGQRPDRVPINVNLVDQGARELGLSLQDYYAKGERVAEGQLRMRAKYGYDLLLGMFYSALDAELMGCRQLIYATDGPPNVGHLVVKTPDDIRKLTPPADLYSHPRFHELASCIKTLKQESAGQWPVVGVVTASFSLPAMLMGVGAWLDLLLNGDAILRELLLQKCAAFASDKILALREAGADLIIYNNPLASATFILPAQFRQLALPWTLKDLEQNGPNGIVFFNGGGVINPILADLKKHSGIGAYYLNPFDDIAEARQLLGPEPLIVGAINDIKLIDWTPEEIEQDVERIMLAGNIAGNFIFGTLLMPYGIPEHNIRTMIKAAIKYGSFAEGGNNE
- a CDS encoding DUF1638 domain-containing protein, which encodes MSDPQMIIGCGILEKEIRYLAERNNWSQELIFIPSGLHVDFDKLRNSLEKCLQQYKDKPAAVFYGTCHPCMDEILAGTQRCRTPGQNCVDIYLGHDRFSQELQQGAFFLFEDWALHWNDIVGAIMPGDPDIMRSIFRSAHKYLLAIRTPCSGDFTAEAEAISDMTALELRWIDIGLENLEENLRETLNRVRMNTTHG
- a CDS encoding PAS domain-containing hybrid sensor histidine kinase/response regulator produces the protein MAENQDISLDQYRNLEERLAKLAQKKSRIELINSLLSRLSTVQGLDNMIEHILNALMQTIGANNIFIVYQMNDAWRYRDIYQQSHPYYKGENPNLDLALATGQPQRTKISEAPSREHCQQPDETVENWIFPLQAQNRKVGAVCFEGMQLTDKNIFDELLPFFVYAGLMLDNELSNYSKLEEAHRRLQDSETLYRNLFDQSPDGIVLWSLPDLKPVQFNTAAHTLLGYSREEFAALSVPDIHQSRAPEEITKITAQVKTQKTVHFEAKQHTKTGELRSSLVSLKLLEISGKQTILAMHRDVTEYKKTQESMALLNFAMDHISEAVYLIAADGTFRFVNNEAVRALGYRREELLTMSVAQIAPDLPAEAWPVHWQEMKESGTLTIQGRHLRKNGEIFPVEITANHFIYDQVEYNLALVTDITDRLRSEEERRQFEKQMVQTQKMESLGVLAGGVAHDFNNLLAAIMGHSELTKRRLPNGSPAIEHLKQIEHAAERAADLAKQMLAYSGRGKFVVERIDLNSLLKEMLHMLQVSISKKVVLRLNPYPTLPALNADATQLRQIIMNLVINASEAIGERSGVISITTGCMDCDESYLKNIWLNENLTGGLYVYLEIADTGCGMDKETLAKIFDPFFSTKFTGRGLGMSAVMGIVRGHNGAIKVYSELGQGTTFKILLPASEKPAELFANEAPEENWTGTGKVLLVDDEETVRGIGVEMLKELGFSTITARDGKEALEIYRNTPDIILVILDLTMPRMDGEQCFRELKTINPQVKAVISSGYNEQEVSQKFIGKGISGFVQKPYKLAVLRGIIKKLLQQ
- the aldA gene encoding aldehyde dehydrogenase, producing MKTYQQFINGEFRDSSSNEVFEVLNPFTEQVIATAPKGGTADAEAALAAATAAQTAWAARPASERAGYLKQMAAAIRANRVELARVLMEEQAKVSSLAQVEIDFTADYFDYYAGWARIYEGEIIQSDRPKENILLFRQPIGVVVGICPWNFPFFVMARKVAPALLTGNTIVVKPSSETPNSTFEFAKLVAQLDLPKGVLNIVSGGGGTLGNALVKSPLTGMVSLTGSVEAGQKIIAATAENITKTSLELGGKAPAIVCADADLDLAVKAIVASRVIFSGQVCNCAERVYVDDKVAGEFLDKLTKAMAAVSYGDPAADPNPDMSCQVSLEQLEKVEAMVERAKQDGAEVLTGGSRPGDTKHGYFYQPTLLANCRQDMEIMRQEIFGPALPVMTVSGLDEAIAMANDCEFGLTSSIFTNNIGSVMRACNELKYGETYVNREHFEGMQGFHAGWRKSGIGGADGKHGLYEYLQSHVVYIQS
- the dctP gene encoding TRAP transporter substrate-binding protein DctP, whose product is MKKLLGCLTILLLLTASVPTLSFAAKLNFGHIAPTFHGMSKGIDVFADYVREKTNGKYDIATFPMGQLGNERSMASQVQSGSLQIAAITTAVLQNFVPEVAILDMPFLFPNRATAYAVLDDQAVKDKIFSYLPKKGFVGIGWVENEIRDFSNTKHPVRTPADIKGLKVRVMNSPAYLDTFNQLGASTVGIPFPEVYSALQTGVIDAQENPLMTAVLMKFPEVTKYVTNTQHALTECIIIVNIDFWERLSPKEQQIFREAANLATQTNRTRNAEIKQNLPKLNMSIEEYCKQHGVELINLTPEEREAFRVAMTPVWDKYRGLIGDDIFDFMLAKIKEHKQ
- a CDS encoding TRAP transporter small permease → MKRLFGLLGRIEELTLSLTFLGLALVAVIQVFCRYALDISFTWFEEAGRYVGIFATFLGASLGVKYASHFSMDLLISSAKPRVRKALHCGIGLLCGCAMLDLAFYGFRLVVRNYNFGNTSAAMQLPMYIAYLPIPFFALIMALRFYRIAWNALRGQLQTPKTDGGGQLS